ACCTTACAATGCGTTATCTCCACTATTTGCTTAAATTATGCAGGCAGAGAGCACAATCTTACAGCAGCACAGCAATAAATAAATCTTGCTTCCTTTTCATTaatgttttattcatttatttatgttgGCCAATATGCACTAGTTGACAAATCCATGCacaaaacattaacaaaaacaGTTTCTACATTAATCTCATACCAAAAAAGCTGTTCCCTCCAGCAGCTGAACAGAAGCTCACCAAACCAGCCTTCACAAATAAGGAATCATAATTGCCTTTCatagaatttttgaaatttctcttATCACTTCGCTTGCCATTAACATTGCTCTTTTGTTTCACAATTTGACTTTTCTCTATAACATATAGCTCCAAATAGAAAAACAGTATGCAATTAGTATAATTACAAACAAATGGCAAAGGATATAGTAACTTAACATTTTAACAGTCTTTGAATATTAAGTATGATGCTTAAACTCTAGAAAAAACCACATCTAGACCTAAATAGCAATAAAATATGGAACAGAGcaacttaaaagagaaaaaaacaaatctacTAATTTACAGCAGTGAGCTAATTTTGCTTATTAGCCGGTtagattcaaaattaaaaattcctaaatatatgcatacataATTGTAGGAAATTTTGCAAATATGGAGATTCAGGTAGTACTACTACATCACAAAGATAATCCCTTGAAGAGGGATTAAACATTTTCTGCTCTAATCAACTAGATAATCACGTAGTTCACATCAAATAGATTTAATAcctcataaataaaaataaaactacctAGAGGATTGCATTTTGTAGTCGGATAAGGTTCTACATTAACGGATATATCCTTTATGTCATCGACTCTAGTTGAACTCATGTTATCTTCTGATTGAGTCATGCGTGGTCTCTTTGAGCATCCACTACTACTTCTAAACATTTCCCTGGTTTTCGTTGTACTTCAGACCTAGAAGTTGAAGGACAACTGGGGCTCCTATTTTTAAGCTGTTCAGATGAGTCTCTGACAAGACGATTGGGTAACTGATTATCATGTTTACGAATTTCAGTCGCCTGAATCTCATCCCATGTTGACTCCGAACCATTAACAGTACTTGTCGCATCTGCCGGATAGCATAACATATCAAGTATAATCACACTTCAGGAAAAATAACACATTTAACTGTTAATTGAAGCAGAAGAgtcatgaataaaatattagattaaaCAGAATGCAATATCCATTTGATATGCTCACAATTATAAATCTAACcaaaatcaagttaaatcacaaaacccaaaaacaactgcaaaaattaaaagttgaaaatttaaacctttttgTCTAAGAAAAGTACTACATCGTTCAATCGAAGACTTCGCAATAATCGAAACACCGCGAGTGTTCGACTCGCAAGCGACGACCTCGTTGACTGTAACACTAGCTCTGCCGAAACCATCAGATCCTATGAATTTCGGAACATCCACCGGATATTCAAGCTCCACCGCATCCATCAGCGGACAACGCAGCTACAGCAACAATAcaacaaattattataattaacatgAAATCGAGCGTGAGTATTGTGAGAGAATGAGAGGCAAAATGAGAGAGAAGTATGAAATAGAAGAGCCGAGAGTTCGATGAGCATGGCTATTACGGCTATCGAAGGAGAATTCCGGATTTGAAAACGAATTTAGGGCACGAAATCTGAAGAAGGATAAGTACTTATAGTTTTCGGAAAATGATTGATGTGTGGCCTGGTATATTCCGGTGAGGTAGACCTCAGCGTAATCCAGATGGCTGAGTGACTTGCTCTTTTGAGTTACTGACGTGGCAGTACGCCAAAAGAGGAGCAATCTCCAGCATTTCAATATAGATAAGCTAAAAAATGGAACCAATTATATACCTCCACGTTTCGTGAATAATTTTTGCCTACCAGAAATATCCATCTTGTCCACGTGTAAGTGCTAATGACTGGGTAAACGTAGGAACGGTTCATTTCATTGTACAATTACAAACGCACGTGCAATGCGCATTCTCCCTAATTTTGCAGATGGGGCCTCCAACAATTTGCCGgggctctctctctctctaaacgCCCATTCCCTGTCTTCCTCTTTTTTTATGTCCGTACCGTACCATTACCGTTGTTGCACGACGTCGTTCTGCCTTGGTGTCGATTTGAATTGGCACCAGAACTCCGTCAAGTCCTCCTTCGAGCGGGAAACGGCGGCCACCGATTTTCTCTTTAAACTGCCGGATACTCCTGGTTTCGTTACCGGATTCTGTTAAATCCCATACGAGATATTTTTGTAACCGTTACAAtctgatttttatttcttttgtaaaGTAGAAATTTTTAGGGTTTCCATTCTTGAGTATTTGTGTGATTGTTTTGTGTTTGTTGATGGATGAGAGTGTGCTTGACGATTTAATACGACGTCTCCTTGATGCGAAGAATGGGAGGACGACGAAGCAGGTGCTGCTTACAGAAGCTGAAATAAGGCAACTTTGTGTCGCCTCCAAAGAGATCTTCCTTAGCCAACCCAATCTGCTCGAACTCGAAGCCCCTATAAAGATTTGTGGTAAAATTGGAaacaggattttttttttttttctaattagcCATTATTTGTTTATGCggtttgaataatttgtgttttttttttccagttgttcatgaatttgattttatttattttttgcaaaTTTGTGTATTTGAATTTAACAGCAAATTGTAGCTTGCTAATGCActgattaattgattaattatattttatgggGCTATATTGAAGTTGATGTCGGTGACTTGATGCAGCAGGTGTTTGTTTTCAAGAAATTGCTTCTGTTAATAGAATTGGTTGAGCTGATTAACTGAGGTTACAAATGGTAAATTACTATAAGTAATCCCGAGATATAGAACTGGTACAGATGGTGCTAAAATCCTTTATCAACATTTTAAAGTTGATTATTGAAATAAAGTGCTGTGAAGTTGCTTTGAAGAGACATGATGATTGAATTGGTTTGATTAATATAAGAATGGCTTGAGTGTTTTGAGtgattatgttaaaaaatcataaaattccaACATGTGGGTTATGTAGGATGGCTGATGTACatcttttgattatattttaggtattgTGTCTGTGATTTTAACATGATACTTAGGCATCATTTGTACAGtctcttattatttatttcagcACCCAATAGTAATTCTATTTGGCTTGCAATACATATGTTAGTTTAATTTTGGCCAATTGGGTGACTATTAATGTATTTTGTTCCGGCATATACCATCAAAGTTAAATGTATGCTGTCTTATTTCCTTATTCACTCTTAATTTGGAAAATAATGTCCTATCCTTGATTTTCAACTTTTGTCGCTTAGCACACACTCCACGTGCACTTACAGAAGAATTAGGACAATGAAATCCATTCTGTCTCCCCTTTCTCCATAGCTTATATATTTATGGGGGATCTTTCCCTTGTTTTCTGGAGAAATCTTATACCCCCTTTCTCAGAATTTCTTTCCTTTGCTTGAACTACATTGTGCTATGATGGTGCCTTGATTTACTTTTGTTTTCTAACAGTAAATAACTAAACTAGAAACGCTTGAAAGGATATAAGCCTAGTACATAGAGAATATACAATTTTGCTGCATTAATACTATTACATAGAAGGTAAGAAGTAAATAAAAGTAAGCAACAACTGGAACATAAGGAAGAAGCTTTTTACCTGTTACGTGGAGCATCTATTATTCACAGTGCATATTTGAGCAACATACGAACAGACGTGTTTTCTGGCAAATCATGGTTCGAACATCTGATAAGTTGAGGGAGGTTGAAGTGATGACACTGGAGAGGGAAGAGAAAGACTTGTgaaaattcaaagaagaaatTGTTTGATGAGCCGTAAGTTTTGATTATTACATTGACAATAGAGGTGGCCATAGATATGGAAATATGAGCATTTATCCCAAAATAGTTGAGGTTGGCACTGGAATGAATGGTCATCCTTGTCCATTTTCTTATTGACAGATATGAGATTTCTACTTAAGTAATGTGCGTGATGAAGAATGAACCTGAGTTTCAAGAATATGATCACATAGTAATAAACTGTTTTCTTTACAAGGGCATACTTCTTTTGTACGATATTAATTCTAAGAGTTTCCTGTGGAAAGCATATAAGGCAATCACTACTTTACAAATTCTGTTTTCTTGGCCCATAATTGTGTCAAAATTTGGCACATATTTGTTTATGGGGAACAAtgggagattttttttttcctttaggaGAGCAAttccttctctctctttcttatgTTAAAAGAGCATGTGATATGCACACTTTTGTATGTTTATGCGAATAATACGTTTTTATTTGCTTTCTTGAACTTCCGCCTACTTTATGACTGATAAGGTTTGCATTTTATGTTGGCAGGAGATGTCCATGGTCAGTTTGGTGATCTTCTACGATTGTTTGAGTATGGCGGGTATCCACCTGCTGCAAATTATTTATTCCTGGGGGACTACGTTGATCGTGGTAAGCAGAGCATAGAGACTATATGCCTACTTCTTGCATACAAGATCAAGTATAAAGagaacttttttcttcttagaGGAAACCATGAATGTGCTTCTATCAACAGAATATATGGTTTCTATGATGAGTGCAAGAGGAGGTTTAATATTCGTGTGTGGAAGACATTTACTGAGTGCTTTAATTGTCTTCCTGTTGCTGCTCTCATAGATGAAAAGATCCTTTGCATGCATGGTGGGTTATCTcctgatttgaaaaacttagaTCAGATCAGGAATATTGCTCGCCCTGTCGATGTGCCGGATCAGGGCCTTCTCTGTGATCTCTTGTGGGCTGATCCTGATAAAGATATTGAAGGCTGGGGAGAGAATGACAGAGGTGTGTCATACACATTTGGAGCTGACAAGGTTGCTGAATTTCTTGAGAAGCATGACCTCGATCTTGTCTGTCGAGCTCATCAGGTAATGTAACTCAAGTGTTCTTTTCCACTTTTGCTGCAAGTTTTCTTGCATGGAAGGGGGATTTGTATTATCTGAATCCCCTTATTAACTTACATAAATACCTGTTTATTACTCATTTTCATCTCATCATAACCATCTTTGTCTCTTGCCCTTTATGCAAGCATGTACTGATTCCTTATCTAAAGTTCTTCATTAGTGTTCTTATATGGGCATGATTCATTAGGTTGTGGAAGATGGTTATGAGTTTTTTGCAAAACGGCAGCTGGTGACCATATTCTCTGCACCAAACTACTGTGGTGAATTTGATAATGCTGGTGCCAT
The sequence above is a segment of the Mangifera indica cultivar Alphonso unplaced genomic scaffold, CATAS_Mindica_2.1 Un_0108, whole genome shotgun sequence genome. Coding sequences within it:
- the LOC123207830 gene encoding uncharacterized protein LOC123207830 isoform X2, which produces MDAVELEYPVDVPKFIGSDGFGRASVTVNEVVACESNTRGVSIIAKSSIERCSTFLRQKEKSQIVKQKSNVNGKRSDKRNFKNSMKGNYDSLFVKAGLVSFCSAAGGNSFFGMRLM
- the LOC123207829 gene encoding serine/threonine-protein phosphatase PP1-like isoform X2, with the translated sequence MDESVLDDLIRRLLDAKNGRTTKQVLLTEAEIRQLCVASKEIFLSQPNLLELEAPIKICGDVHGQFGDLLRLFEYGGYPPAANYLFLGDYVDRGKQSIETICLLLAYKIKYKENFFLLRGNHECASINRIYGFYDECKRRFNIRVWKTFTECFNCLPVAALIDEKILCMHGGLSPDLKNLDQIRNIARPVDVPDQGLLCDLLWADPDKDIEGWGENDRGVSYTFGADKVAEFLEKHDLDLVCRAHQILKASEKKGKIGFGNHMLRPGTPPHKGKG
- the LOC123207829 gene encoding serine/threonine-protein phosphatase PP1-like isoform X1, which codes for MDESVLDDLIRRLLDAKNGRTTKQVLLTEAEIRQLCVASKEIFLSQPNLLELEAPIKICGDVHGQFGDLLRLFEYGGYPPAANYLFLGDYVDRGKQSIETICLLLAYKIKYKENFFLLRGNHECASINRIYGFYDECKRRFNIRVWKTFTECFNCLPVAALIDEKILCMHGGLSPDLKNLDQIRNIARPVDVPDQGLLCDLLWADPDKDIEGWGENDRGVSYTFGADKVAEFLEKHDLDLVCRAHQVVEDGYEFFAKRQLVTIFSAPNYCGEFDNAGAMMSVDDTLTCSFQILKASEKKGKIGFGNHMLRPGTPPHKGKG
- the LOC123207830 gene encoding uncharacterized protein LOC123207830 isoform X1 — translated: MDAVELEYPVDVPKFIGSDGFGRASVTVNEVVACESNTRGVSIIAKSSIERCSTFLRQKDATSTVNGSESTWDEIQATEIRKHDNQLPNRLVRDSSEQLKNRSPSCPSTSRSEVQRKPGKCLEVVVDAQRDHA